From Stigmatopora nigra isolate UIUO_SnigA chromosome 5, RoL_Snig_1.1, whole genome shotgun sequence, a single genomic window includes:
- the angptl1a gene encoding angiopoietin-related protein 1a translates to MRGLMWTLCALLCLSHWEGSSCWASGETQGIKETSFQRSKRAAVDADAKKCSYTFLVPEQKITGPICASSTGPEPDKDRVTRMDLADVREVLNKQRREIDTLQLVVDVDGNLVNEMKLLRKESRNMNSRVTQLYMQLLHEIIRKRDNSLELAQLENRVLNVTSEMMRLNSRYRELEARFASMAGAVNNQSVLISALEEHCLRPAGRGDLPAVPPLVQVVPQTIPINNRFTNEIQRDHNNQAFSRGSRVNAPTASPFGKEPPPPQGTLTSDGPFKDCFQVRKAGHTTSGMYLLKTDGSERLIQVWCEHGLDNGGWTVLQRRRDGSVNFFRNWENYKRGFGNIDGEHWLGLENIYNLGKQGDYKLMVELEDWNGKKVYAEYGSFRLESESEGYRLRLGAYQGNAGDSFTSHNGKQFTTLDRDKDAFSGNCAHFHKGGWWYNACGQTNLNGVWYSGGVYRSKFQDGIFWAEYGGGFYSLKSVRLMIRPID, encoded by the exons ATGCGGGGGCTGATGTGGACCCTGTGCGCCCTACTTTGCCTCTCCCATTGGGAGGGAAGCTCCTGCTGGGCTTCTGGTGAGACCCAGGGAATAAAAGAGACATCTTTTCAAAGAAGTAAAAGAGCTGCCGTGGATGCCGATGCCAAGAAGTGTTCCTACACCTTCCTGGTGCCTGAGCAGAAAATTACAG GTCCAATCTGTGCCAGCTCCACAGGCCCCGAGCCAGACAAAGACAGAGTGACCCGAATGGACCTGGCAGATGTGCGGGAAGTCCTGAACAAACAGCGGCGTGAGATTGACACGCTGCAGCTGGTGGTGGATGTGGACGGCAACCTAGTCAATGAGATGAAGCTGCTGAGGAAAGAGAGTAGGAACATGAACTCCAGAGTGACCCAACTCTACATGCAGCTGCTGCATGAGATCATCAGGAAACGGGACAACTCCCTGGAGCTGGCACAGCTGGAGAACCGCGTCCTCAACGTGACCTCTGAGATGATGCGTCTGAACTCCAGGTACAGGGAGTTGGAGGCCCGCTTTGCCAGCATGGCTGGGGCGGTCAACAACCAGTCCGTTCTCATCTCAGCCTTGGAGGAGCACTGCCTGAGGCCCGCCGGGCGCGGCGATCTGCCTGCGGTGCCTCCGCTGGTTCAGGTGGTGCCGCAGACTATCCCTATCAACAACCGCTTCACCAATGAAATACAGCGGGACCACAACAACCAGGCTTTTTCGCGGGGATCGCGTGTCAACGCGCCCACCGCGAGCCCCTTTGGAAAAGAACCTCCTCCGCCACAGGGAACACTCACTTCTGACG GTCCATTCAAGGACTGCTTCCAGGTGAGGAAAGCTGGTCACACCACCAGCGGCATGTACCTGCTGAAGACAGACGGCAGCGAGCGTTTGATTCAAGTATGGTGCGAACACGGCCTCGACAATGGCGGCTGGACCGTTTTGCAGAGGAGGCGAGATGGCTCTGTCAACTTTTTCCGCAATTGGGAAAACTATAAG AGAGGTTTTGGCAACATTGATGGCGAACACTGGCTGGGTCTGGAGAATATCTACAACCTGGGCAAGCAGGGCGACTACAAGCTGATGGTGGAGCTAGAGGACTGGAATGGCAAGAAAGTATACGCCGAATATGGCAGCTTCCGCCTGGAGTCGGAGAGCGAAGGCTACCGTCTGAGGCTGGGGGCCTACCAGGGAAACGCCGGCGATTCCTTCACAAGCCACAACGGAAAACAGTTCACCACGCTGGACCGGGATAAAGACGCATTTTCAG GTAACTGTGCCCACTTCCACAAGGGTGGCTGGTGGTACAACGCCTGCGGTCAGACCAACTTGAATGGCGTGTGGTACAGTGGCGGAGTTTACCGCAGCAAGTTTCAGGATGGAATCTTCTGGGCTGAATACGGAGGGGGATTCTACTCACTCAAATCAGTGCGCTTGATGATCCGGCCTATTGACTAA
- the fam20b gene encoding glycosaminoglycan xylosylkinase, whose protein sequence is MKLKQRLVLLGAVLLLLGLAKIFLLDGGDGSAASRRDLQAFRKMEAGLSLMQGARLTHTLQSPWEIASQWVGPREVYPEEAPELAAVLSALSQARVERADVGFKGTQLKALLVLEGGQKVVFKPKRYNRDYVLERAEPYAGYDRHNGEVAAFHLDRILGFRRSPLVVGRNINLRTEIKPVADKQLLATFLTQGNDTCFYGKCYYCRKSEAACGQGDIMEGSMTLWLPDTWPLQKHRHPWGRTYREGKLARWEYDDSYCMAVKKMPLYDAGPRMLDIMDTAVFDYLIGNADRHHYDSFQDDGGTSMLITLDNGKSFGNPALDERSILAPLYQCCMIRVSTWNRLNLLQGGALSAAMRVSLEFDPIRPVLSEPHLLALDRRLAGVAAVIKQCVEAHGAEHTLVEDRVNLPHP, encoded by the exons ATGAAGCTGAAGCAGCGCTTGGTTCTCCTGGGTGCCGTGCTCCTCCTGCTGGGCCTGGCCAAGATTTTCCTGCTAGACGGCGGCGATGGCTCGGCGGCCAGCAGGCGAGACCTCCAGGCCTTCCGCAAG ATGGAGGCCGGGCTGTCGCTGATGCAAGGAGCCCGACTGACCCACACCCTGCAGTCGCCGTGGGAGATAGCCAGCCAGTGGGTGGGTCCCCGAGAGGTGTATCCCGAGGAAGCGCCCGAACTAGCCGCCGTGCTCAGCGCACTTAGCCAAGCCCGTGTGGAGCGTGCCGACGTGGGATTTAAGGGCACCCAGCTCAAGGCCTTGTTGGTGTTGGAAGGTGGACAGAAGGTGGTCTTCAAGCCCAAGAG ATACAACCGTGACTACGTGTTGGAAAGAGCGGAGCCGTACGCCGGATACGACCGCCACAATGGCGAGGTGGCCGCCTTCCACTTAGACAG AATCCTGGGCTTCAGGCGATCGCCCCTGGTCGTGGGAAGGAACATCAACCTGCGCACGGAGATCAAGCCGGTGGCCGACAAGCAGCTGCTCGCCACCTTCCTCACGCAGGGCAACGACACTTGCTTCTACGGGAAGTGCTACTACTGTCGGAAGAGCGAGGCGGCGTGCGGCCAGGGCGACATCATGGAGGGATCTATGACGCTGTGGCTACCCGACACGTGGCCGCTGCAGAAGCACCGACACCCGTGGGGACGCACGTACCGGGAGGGCAAGCTGGCCAG atgGGAATATGATGATAGCTACTGCATGGCGGTGAAGAAGATGCCGCTGTACGACGCCGGGCCGCGCATGCTGGACATTATGGACACGGCCGTCTTCGATTACCTGATCGGGAACGCCGACCGCCATCATTACGACAGTTTCCAGGACGACGGCGGCACGAGTATGCTTATCACGCTGGACAACGGCAAAAG CTTCGGGAACCCCGCTCTGGACGAGCGCAGCATCCTGGCGCCGCTTTATCAGTGCTGCAT GATTCGCGTATCCACCTGGAACCGGCTCAACCTGCTGCAGGGCGGCGCCCTGAGCGCGGCCATGCGGGTGTCGCTGGAGTTCGACCCCATCCGGCCCGTCCTGAGCGAGCCGCACCTGCTCGCTCTGGACCGCCGCCTGGCCGGCGTGGCGGCCGTGATCAAGCAGTGCGTCGAGGCCCACGGGGCGGAACATACCCTGGTGGAGGACCGCGTAAACCTGCCGCATCCGTGA